One Mobula hypostoma chromosome 5, sMobHyp1.1, whole genome shotgun sequence DNA segment encodes these proteins:
- the ufsp1 gene encoding inactive Ufm1-specific protease 1, protein MELMKNIHSGLPLPEPESDTHRLSLIRGDYLYYHYSCDGMDDCGWGCGYRTMQTLSSWIILQQTNRKNHKVPTLREVQVALVEMEDKPHSFVDSKTWIGSFEIALCLDKFYDVPCKLIHVRQGGELLQKIEELHSHFDTLGSPVMMGGDSDSASKGILGVYTGSENHYLLVLDPHYSGKTLDKEYAQRKGWVAWKRLDLFDQNSFYNFCLPQWKGV, encoded by the coding sequence ATGGAATTGATGAAGAATATTCATTCTGGTCTCCCTCTTCCTGAGCCAGAGTCTGATACTCACAGACTGTCCCTGATCCGAGGGGATTATCTCTATTACCACTACAGTTGTGATGGCATGGACGACTGTGGCTGGGGCTGTGGGTACCGCACAATGCAAACCCTCTCCTCCTGGATAATATTACAGCAGACTaacaggaagaaccacaaggtaccCACCCTGAGGGAGGTGCAAGTGGCCCTTGTTGAAATGGAGGACAAGCCCCACAGTTTCGTTGACTCCAAGACGTGGATTGGCTCCTTCGAAATTGCCTTGTGCCTCGACAAATTCTACGACGTCCCCTGCAAGCTCATCCATGTGCGGCAAGGGGGAGAGCTGCTGCAGAAGATAGAAGAGCTTCACTCGCACTTTGACACATTGGGGTCCCCGGTCATGATGGGCGGAGACAGCGACAGTGCATCAAAGGGAATCCTGGGAGTTTACACAGGGTCAGAGAACCACTACCTGCTTGTTCTGGACCCTCATTATTCTGGGAAGACCCTAGACAAGGAATATGCTCAACGAAAAGGTTGGGTTGCCTGGAAGAGACTGGACTTGTTTGATCAGAACTCATTTTATAACTTCTGCCTCCCTCAGTGGAAGGGTGTGTAA